The genomic segment CCGGTTCATTCGCAAAATCACCGTCGGGAGACGGCTGTCGAGCAGCCAGCATTCGTCCGGCTGGAGAATGTTTCCGAGAATAGCGCGGGTTCCGCGAACCTGATCGACCAGTTTTTGATCGCGGGCTAAAACGACGCCGCCCAGCATGTCGCTGAAGCCGGCCAAAAATTTTGTGGCGGAATAAAGCACAAGATCCGTTCCAAGTTTCAGCGGATGCTGGAATGCCGGGCCGAGAAACGTGTTATCGACGGCGATCAACGGCCTGTCCGGCCGGGCAGAAGCGGCCTGAACCACCGCTCCGATATCCGTCATCCGGAGAGTCGGATTGGCCGGCGTCTCAATCAAGACCATTTTGAGCTGCGGCGTCTCGCGCACCGCACGCGTCAGCCCTGCGGTATCGCCGGCCATCACGGGGACGGGGTGAATCCCAAGCGGCACGAGAATTTGATAAATGAAATGATGTGTCCCGCCGTACACCGGCACGGTATAAACAAACGCACTGCC from the Bdellovibrionota bacterium genome contains:
- a CDS encoding aminotransferase class I/II-fold pyridoxal phosphate-dependent enzyme, which encodes MSNHRKSPSYLVRPSTAIITRGFDPWLSLGSARPAVFRSSTYVFASPEDAERAFDIALGRAEPKEGENVGLIYGRLSHPNAEILEDQIVPLEPGATAAAVFNSGMAAISTSFFTFCLPGSAFVYTVPVYGGTHHFIYQILVPLGIHPVPVMAGDTAGLTRAVRETPQLKMVLIETPANPTLRMTDIGAVVQAASARPDRPLIAVDNTFLGPAFQHPLKLGTDLVLYSATKFLAGFSDMLGGVVLARDQKLVDQVRGTRAILGNILQPDECWLLDSRLPTVILRMNR